The Sulfurihydrogenibium sp. genome segment ATAAAGAAAGTATGTATAACGTAAGAATGCCAAAGGCTTATACATTCAATCTTGCTTTTGATAGAACTAATCCAAAAGAAGAAGAAATTTCCCTTGATGAAAAGTTTAAAATCAAGGACAAAGTCTTTTACCAAGATAGACCTGTATTTTTGTATATTTCATCAAACGATTATCAGTTTTTAATAAATCTTTTTAATGGTATGAAAAAGATAAAAATTTTTGACTTTAATAAGTTTGATAACATCTATTGGCAAGTTGGAAAGCCTGTAATACTAAGAGAAAAAATTATTTTCAATGACGAGGTTACATTTAAGACTAATGCACCGTTTATTGTTGAAACAAAAGATGATAGACCTGTGGTTTTTAGCGATGAAAACTTTCAGACAGAACTAAACAACGTAATGGAAAGAATTTTTAGAAAGCTTGACAACAGAGGCTTAAAACAGCCACTTGAATTTTATCCTATAAATATGAAAAAGGAAGTGATTAAGCACACATTAAGAGGTTTTAGAGAAAAAACAGGAAAGCCAATCATGTATATCACAGGAAACAGTGGAATTTTTAAATTAAAAGGTCATCCTGAGGATTTACAGACAATTTATCA includes the following:
- the cas6 gene encoding CRISPR-associated endoribonuclease Cas6, encoding MRVKIPITTEKVPIIFRQRVLAFIKEALAQADKDYKESMYNVRMPKAYTFNLAFDRTNPKEEEISLDEKFKIKDKVFYQDRPVFLYISSNDYQFLINLFNGMKKIKIFDFNKFDNIYWQVGKPVILREKIIFNDEVTFKTNAPFIVETKDDRPVVFSDENFQTELNNVMERIFRKLDNRGLKQPLEFYPINMKKEVIKHTLRGFREKTGKPIMYITGNSGIFKLKGHPEDLQTIYQIGLGNRTGQGFGMVEVFGG